A stretch of DNA from Acidobacteriota bacterium:
TCTCGATCTCCTTTGAGACGCGGGAGTCTATCCCCGAAACGAATGCCGCGATGACGATGACGGTCGTCGTGCCGACCACAACGCCGAGAATGGTCAGAAACGACCGGAGCTTGTTCTGCCGGAGCGTATCGAACGCCATCAGGAGATTCTCTTTGAATTCCGCTCGTATCATTCGGGATCTACTCGCTCCGGAGTGCCTCTATCGGGTCGAGCCCGGCTGCCGTCCACGCCGGATAAACACCCGATGCGAGCCCAACCCCGCTTGAGACCAAGAATGCGGCGATGACCCAGCCAATCGGCAATGCCGTCGGTATCGGCGTAAGCGTCGCGACCAACTGCGACAAAAGAAATGCGATCGTGATGCCGATCGCTCCGCCCATCAGCGACAGCGTGACCGACTCCGCCAGGAACTGCTTCAGAATATCGCGGCGGCGGGCGCCGGTGCTCATTCGGATGCCGATCTCTTTGGTTCGCTCCGTTACGCTGACCAGCATGATGTTCATGATAACGATACCGCCGACGACCAGTGAGATCGATGTAACACCGATGGCCGCGACCTGAATGGTTCCGAAGATCTGATCACGAAGTTTGTTGATAGCTCCCGGAGTTACGATGCCGAAATTGTCCGCTTCGGAGGGACCGAGCTTGCGTCTCGTTCGCATCAGGGTCCGCACCTCGTCTGCCGCCTCAACGTATGCTTCCGGTGTTGTCGAACTGATGCTGATCGAGATGTTGCGGCGAAGCCCATTGATCGAAAGGAACGTCCTCAACGGGATCGCGACGTACATGTCGCGCGTTTGCCCGAAGGCGGTTCCGAGTTCTTTTCCGACTCCGATCACCTGAAACGTCCGGCCATCGACCTTTATTGTCTTGCCTATCGGTGAATCGTTTGGAAAGAGCTTTGCGGCCGCCTCGGAACCGAGAAACGCGACGTATCGCCGAGCTTCTTCATCCGAGGCCGAGAAGTAGCGGCCGTCAGCGGTTTCGATGTTCTCTATCTCGGCCAGATTCGGCGTATTTGCCTTGAGCTGTATCTTCTGGAGCGTCTCGTTGCCGAATTTGACGTCAGCGACCGATGCCGCCTTGCCCGCTGCGTCGCGGATAGTACGGCTTCCGGCAGCGAGTTCCTGCAGGGCCTCAAGATCATCAATATTAACGTCCTTGTTGCGGCGGCGTGCGGCATTGAGTGCTTCAACACTCGCGAAATCTTCGATCGAGTACTTTTGTACGGAGAATGCATTCGTGCCGATGTTCGCGATCTTATCATCAACATAGGCGTTGAAACCCTCGATGATCGAAACGACAACGATCACGGTCGCAACGCCGAAGATCACGCCGAGAAGTGTTAAGAATGAGCGGAGCTTGTTCCCGAGAATGGAACCGAATGCGATCCTTAATGCTTCGAACAACGACATAGGTTCCAGAGCGCCGCCGACTTCGCGGCTAAGATTTCATTACGAACGCAAGACCGTGGCGGTTTCAAGTGTCGCGAAGCGGCCGCGAGGTGACAACTACTGCATCGCCGGTGCGTACTTTCCCGGGCTCGACGACCTTTGCATTGATGCCTCGTAGGCTATGGCGGCGGCCGAAATCGGAATTGGCGAACTTCATCGCGTCGAGCCCGAAGCGTTCAACGAACTTCTTGCAGCCGGTGTGCGGAATGGCGGTCACTTCGATCACGGCGTCGCCAACTTTGATTCTGGTTCCGGGCGGGAGATTTTCGCCGCTCATGTCGAGATCAACAAAGAGCTGGTCACCGGCAAGCGGCATGCGCTCGCGGCTGCCCGCAATAAGCTCCGCAAAACGGCAGTTCATCAAATTAAGTTGCATCTCGGGATGTCCGAGCCCACTGTCCGTCCGTGAACTTCCGCGGGTCAGCCAGTTGTCGCCAACGAGGCCCACCTCGAGATCGAGTTCGCCTTCCTGAATGACCTCGCGGGCGTCGGTCGCCGGCCGACGGACGATCATCTCAAGTCGGCCTTCATCCTTCGGAGCGGCGAGTACATGATCGATCCTCGCTTCGATCTCGGCGGTGGTGAGCGTAATGATCTGATCGTTCTCGAAGGGTCTCATTTTGTTTCCAAGGTCAATCGCTCTGCGATCCGTTCAACAGACGGAACTCCGCCCGGGTAGAGCCGTCAGGAAGGAGCGGGGAATGGCGGCGTAGGCACCGGCTGGCCGAAAACATCGGAGCCGTTCACGAGTATTGTCGGCGTCGGATAGCCGACCCGGGGATCGTCGGATGCAAGCTCACTCTGATGGACGATCTCAAGTTTCGGCGGAGAGCCCATCGAGGCAAGGGCCTGCTCTAGAGCTTCGAGCATCTTGGGCGTGTTCCGGCAGCCATCGCGTGTCAGAAATTCGAGTTTTGCCATTTTTACCTCGCGACCATTGTCCGCCACGCTCTCGCCGGTTGGGCCCCATCGCATACAGCCGCCCAGTAGTATGCACAAGAATAGTATCGCTGAGAATCTGCCTGCACCCATATCGAGATTCTCAATCTTTCAGACGCTAATCACAACCGACCCCGGACACCGTTCCGACCAAAGGGAAAAGAAAAACGCGGAAGGCAAATTGCCTCCCGCGTTCTTTTGTGGACCTCTAGTGCTGCCTTAGGGCTCGATCTTGTAATCCGGCCAGCAGGCGGTCGGGTTTAGGTAGAGCTCGAGCATTTCCATTGCAAGAGCATTCGCCCGTGTGTTCGAGGCAACCGGCTGGTTCGGGTCGAGGATCTTAGAGACATGGTCGCGAATGCCTTCGAGGTGGATACGGGTCGTGCGGTCGGTGGTGTTTGCAAGTGCCCGTACGGCCATAGCGCTGATCTCGCGAAGCTCGGCACGATAGAACGCACGCTCATCGCCGCTCGACATAAACATCGCGGCAAAGCCGGGCGGGAGGTTCGCCGGAACCGTCACGGTGCCGTTGATCTTGTTATTTGCGATATCAAGATAAGAACGGTGCAGGTTGCGGCGATAGGCATCGACCACGACGTTCTGTCCGTTGAGTTCGGAGAAGACGCCGTTGCGGACATCCGCCAGGAACTCGGCCGGCTGATACGCGGCCGCACCGTCAAGCGCCTGCTGCTCGATGAGCCGTGCGAACCGTGAGCTTGAGAGCAGATTGTTGAGCACGCTGTTCTGTGCATTGCGGACGCGGTTGAGAGCTCCGAGCGGCTCGATGCGGCGGAGGATCTCCTTATCGAGTGCCCAGGTCGGCGTTTTGAAGGCATTCTCGTTGAGGAACGCGACTGCCTGTTTCTGCCGCATGTTAGGGATCAACTCGAAACGGACGCCGTTCTGCCCGATGTGCCGCTGCTGCGAGTTATAGCCACCGACGATCGCGGCAACGTGGTTGAGCTCAAGCGTCCATTGTCCGAGCATACGGCCGTAGAGCTCGGAAAGGTCGTTGTAGGGCTCGCCTTTTTGAGTTGTCGAGGCCGGGACTATGTAGCCGGCGACCCGCTTTAGATTGCGAATGCCAAGTTCGGTCGAGTAGATCGCATCGGCATCACCGACCGCTTCGGTCAGTTCGCCGGGGTCGCTTCCGGCCGAACCTGCTGTCGAGAAGCGGTACCACGGCGTTGCGTCCTGTTGACGTGCCCATTCGTCGAGCGTCGCTTTTTCGGCGTCGGAGTTCGTCGCTGTCGGGATCGGCTTATAGCCCCACATCGTAGCCCAAACGTCATAGGGGCCAATGCCCGGGACGAGGTCGGCGGGGTCGATCTTGTCTTCCGGCTGGGCGACATAGTTGAACCGCGAATAGTCCATCAGGGTCGAAACGTGGCCGTACTGCTTGACCCAGTTTCGGTCGCGGACCTTTTCGGCCGGGTACATCGAGCTCGCCTTCATATTGTGCTGGAAGCCGAGCGTATGGCCGACCTCGTGGGCAACGACATACTCGACAAGCGTTCCCATCAGGTCATCCGGCATCGGCAGCCGCTGTGCACGCGGGTCGTTCGGGCTCGCCTGAAGGAAGTACCACGAACGCTGGAGGTTCATGATGTTGTGATACATCTGGATGTCCGACTCGAGAATTTCGCCGGTCCGCGGGTCGTTGATGTGCGGGCCGGAGGCGTTCTCGATGGTCGAGGGCAGCCAGCGGATGACGCTGTAGCGAGCGTCCTCGGGGCTGAAGGTCGGATCCTCCGCGGCGGTCGGGGCCATCTTGGCGATGATCGCGTTCTTGAACCCGGCGGCCTCGAAGGCTTTCTGCCATTTCTCGACACCGCGTTTGGTGAACGGGATGAGCCATTTCGGCGTTGCCGAGTCGATGTAGTAAACGATCGGCTTTACCGGTTCGGAGATGGCTGCGTTCGGGTCCTTTTTCTCAAGCCGCCAGCGGGTGATGAACCGCCGCTGGGTCGCCTTGTGTTCGGGGCGGCCGTAGTCGATGTTGGAGACCGAGAAATAGCCGACACGTTCGTCAAAGAGCCGCGGCTGCATCGGGTTTTCCGGAAGCTTGACCATGCTGTGGTTGAGCACAACGGTCGCCGAGCCCGGACGCATTCCCTGATTGAAAGGACTGCCGCCGCCACCGCCCGGCGCGCCGGCCGGCGTGGGATTGCGGACGTAAGTGTGCGTCGCAACAGCCTCGATGTTCGTCGGATACGTTGCAATGCGTTCGATGTAAGAACGCGAGGCATCAAGCGTATTTGCTTGCAGACGCTGGCGTGCCGAAAGCTCCGTCAGGTCGGTCGTGAAGAGCCGCGTTACGTCAATAACGGCGGCTTCATTCGGGCCCCAGGCCGCGACCGGGAATGCCATTAGGATAACGTCCTCATTTGCTGCGGCCACGGCCTGTGCGATCGGCTGATTGCGGTCGGCGACGATGTCGTAGCTGATGCTGCGAAGATTGATCTTGTTATCAACCCGCTCCCAGCGGACGACGCGGCGGCCGAGTGCCTGGCCGCCATAGCCGACGCCGAGGGTCGTGCGGGCGATCTGCGTCACCCACAAAAACTCTTTGTTGATCTCGGCGGCCGGGATCTCGTAAAAGAATTTGTCCTTTATCTTATGAACCTTGAAGACGCCGTCTTTCGACACCGCATCTTTGGTAATTACCTGATCATAGGGTTTCGGGTCCTGGTCAGCTCCCGGACGCGCTCCGGGCATTCCGGGACGCTGCGGGCCGGCGGGCGTTTCGGCCGGTGTCGGCGGCGGGTCTTGGGCAAATACGCCAATGCTGCCCGAGAACGCAATGATCCCGATAAGCAGAAAAGCGAGTGTGGTCCTTCTCATTTAGTGATGCTCCTTAACTAGTTTTGCATGGGTGAAGCTGCATACCGCCCGGCTTTCTTAAGGCAATTTGCCGCGGAAAGCTGCTGCCACTCCGGCCTTTGCGGGTAAAAGCGAGGTATAGCACTCGCGAGGGTATGTTCGCAACAGTGAACGTGTAATTACGAGCAGGAGCGGGGCTTGGTTTCAGCAGCAGCCGGAAATAAGTTGACTTTGCCGGGCAGGCGGGACTAAGATAGCGACAATTCTTACGCAAAGCTCAGGCGAAGCACCGCCCCGCAATCTTTTTCATATATTCAGAAAGGGAAGGAGGAGCCTGAGAAATGAAGAAAAACCTGGTACTTTCCGTGATCTCGATCACGCTATGCCTGCTTTTGGGCGTTGCGGTCTATCGGACGGTGGAGTTCGTCAGCTCGCTGATACTCGATAATCTCACAAATTGCGAAAACAGCGGCCGAACGAACTGCCGCGAAGAGGCCCAAGAGCATCCGTTTTACAACGAAAGACGGTAACGTTGATTCCACACGCGATCGCCTGAGGACGCATCTGCGTATTTGAACTGTGAATTCTGCGGTAGTGCGCGGCGATCTTGCAGGAAGTGCCACAAAAGAAACAAACCCGCGGAATTGAGAAGATCAGCCGATCTTCCGGCTGACCCTTCCTTAATCCTTAAACCTTAAATTCGGCCTCAACGGATCATGCCATCAATGTGAAAGCTGGATCGTGATCGCCGGGACCGCATTGCCGACCTTTCGTTCAAACTTTGAAAGACAAAGTACAAGCTCTCGCAAAACACCCCAATTTGCCATGTCGGCCTCTTTCAATGCCGGGCCGATCTTTTTCATAAATTCGTGGCCCGGGTTATCGCCGGGATCGAATTTGTATTCGCCGTTGCCGCCGGTATCGGGCCAGAGAATGTGCGACTCCCGGGCAGAGACGAAGATCCACCCCTCGCGGGCCTTTGGCTTCATCGCCAAAAACGAAACGGCGTTGTTCAGAAGATGCAGAAACTGCATCGTCGCCATTGCGTTCATCGCATCAATGATCCCCACTGAGGGCTGCGCGATGTCGATTCCGGTCGCTATCGCACCCATTTTGGTCGGCTCCATGGCCTGTAGTTTGCCGAGTACCTCGACGACCTTGAAATCGCTGTCGTCAAGGCAATCGTCCCTGGTGTAATGAAAGTTATTTGTGCCTGCCGCAAAGATACTGAATCCCATAGCTATCCTCCGTAGAATTTGGTCAAGAATGAGACGAGTATCCCGTCAAGTTTTGCCGAACTGCGATCGCTCAGATCGTGAATTCAGCGATGACCGGTGCGTGGTCGCTTGGGCGTTCGAGCTCTCGGGTCGAGCGGTCAATTATGCAATCGGTACACTTCTCGGCCAAGGCCGGCGAGGTCCAGATGTAGTCGATGCGCAGGCCGCGGTTCCGCTGCCACGCCCCTTCGCGATAATTCCACCATGAGAACTCCTGTGCATCGCCATTGATCTTTCGAAAAGCGTCGACAAAACCCCATTGCTTTACGTGGTACATCGCGGCCCGTTCGGGCTTTGAGAAATGGAGCTTTCCTTCCCATTGCTGGATGGTCCAGACGTCGAGGTCCTCCATCGCGACGTTGAAATCGCCGCAGAGAAGTACGTCGCTCTCCGCCGAACAGGTGTCGTCAAAGAACTGGCGAAGCCGCTGAAGCCAATCGAGCTTGAAGGTGAACTTGTCGGTCCAGAGCTCGGTTCCGTTCGGGATATAAGTGTTGACGATGCGGACGCCATTGACAGTCCCGGCGATCAGGCGCTTTGGCGATTCGTCGTCGTCATCGGGAAAGCCCTTGACCACGTCCGAGATCTCGTGTTTCGAGAGGATCGCGACGCCGTTGTAAGACTTCTGGCCAAAGAACTCGGCCTTGTATCCCGCCTCGGTGATCGCGGCAAACGGGAAATTTTCGTCAACGCACTTCGTCTCCTGCAGGCAAACAACGTCCGGCCCCGCACGCTCCAGCCAATCACGCAGATGCTCCATTCGCGCGTTTATCGAATTAACGTTCCAGGTCGCGATCTTCATTTCATTACTTTTACCACAAAGAACACAAAGAACACAGAGATCGGCCTTATCGCGTCTTATCGCGAGTTGCGTTCCCAGAAGATGCCGTCGGCGAGGCCCTGGATGGCCTTGTCGGTTTCGGCGAGTTCGAGGCGTTTGGCGGCGAGGAGGCAATACTCTTCGTCGGATTCGATGGCCGTGAAATGCCGGCCCAGCTTTCGGGCGACGACCGCCGTCGTGCCGCTCCCGGCAAATGGATCGAGGACGCTATCGCCTTCATTGGTCGAGGCAAGGATGATCTTGGCAAGGAGTTTTTCGGGTTTCTGCGTCGGGTGATCGGTGTTCTCGGGCATCGACCAGAATGGCACGGTGATGTCGGTCCAGATGTTTGAGGGGTGCGTATCGCGAAAGTTCCCGTCGGCGGTTTCTGTCCAATCTTTTGGCTTGCCTTCTTCGCGATACGGAGCGAGCACGCGGCGACGCTGCTTGACCGCGTCGAGGTTAAATGTGTATTTGTCCGAGCCGGTAAAGAACCAGATATCCTCGGCGGCGTTTTTCCAGTTTGCCTTCGCTCCGCGGCCTTTTTCGCGTTCCCAGGTGATGCGGTTGCGGAGCTTGAAATATCGAGAGCCGGCCCGCTGGATCGCCGCCGAGCTCCGCCAATCGCCGCAGATATAGATGCTTGCTGTCGGAGCAAGGAGCGGTGCCGCGAGCTTCAGCCACGAGTCGAGCCACGCCTCATAAAGCTCATCATCCGTCCGGCGAAACTGCGAGCCGCCAAAGGTTTTCGAGAGGTTATAAGGCGGATCGGCAAATAGGAGATGGATCGAGCCGGCCGCGATCCGCGGCAATTCGGCGAACGCGTCGCCGCAGATGATTCGCGAGCCATCTGCATCAACCGAACCTATCGCCCGGCTAAGGCGTTCGCGTTCCTCGGGCATCACCTCAAGCGTTCGGTTGCGAGGTGCCCGCTGTTTCTGAAGATCGAGTCCTTTCGTCACCAGACAAGTTTAACCCTAATTCGTCTTTCTTATGATCGAGATCGATCCGTCGCGCTCGAGGTATGCGGCCTTGATCTCGTCGATATCTTCGACGTTTCCATTTTCGCGGCACGCCGGCCTTAGTTCCGCGAGGGTCACCTTACTTTTCTCGAGCGCTTCTTCGATCGCTTTACCGTCTTCGACCAGCTTCCGACTATCTTGTTCGACCGCGTCCTCAAAGCCGCCCGAAAAATACGAGACCGATGCGAAAGCCCAGTGAACACTCAGAAGAACGCCTATTACGATCAGCATGTTCAAAATGCTGATCGAGCCTGTGATCGCTCGGGCCATCACCGAACCGACCACAAAACCCAATATAATGTCGATCGCCGAGAAGTCGCCCATGAACCGTCGCTTTGCCAGGCGGACAAGAATATAGGCGATGATATAAACGACGACGGTTCGAACAGCGATCTGCCACGGCGAAAGATTTGCATATTCCTGCTCGACGCCGACCAGCCAGAGAAACCCGTCAATGATCGAATTCTCCATAATCTAAATATTACATAATGTCGGAAGAATGGGTGTCGCCCACGGAACGCTTGACCCTTAAAATAGCGCGTGATAGTCTTTCTTGTTTTGAGACACAAGCGATAAACAGCTCTTTTATTTAGCAGTACTTTTTAATATTTAATATGTTTTTGCTGGCCTTTGCCCAATCGATCCAGCTTTTTCCGGACGGCACTCTATTCATCCACATCGCGCTCATACTCGTGATGATATGGGCGCTCAACCGCACGTTTTTCAAGCCGATCAATCAGGTGATCGCCAAGCGCATGCGCCAGAAGGCCGGCCGCGGCGGCGAGGCCGATGACATCCTGCGCGACGTTGAGGAAAAGAACAAGCAATACGACAAGAAGCTGCTCGCGGCACGCACGAAGAGCTACGAGATGATCGAGCAGGAACGCGAAGCGGCCGTTGCGGCGCGCCAAGCGGCGATCGACAGTGCGAGGGCCGAGGCGTCGGCTTATCTCAACAAGGAGCATGCCGACCTCGATAAAGAGCGGTCCGAGGCAAAGGTAACGGTTGCCCTTGATGCTCACAAGATGGCGGAACAAATAACCGCGACGATCCTGAAGGGATAGTATGTTTTCCTTTTTACTCACAGGTTTATTGCTTTTCGCGGGCGGCGGCGGCACGGGTGCCTCGCCCGAGTGGTGGGATAAGTACATCAATTTCCCGGGCTTTGAGATCTGGCGTTTTGTAAACTTGGCGATCTTCGTCGGCGTTCTGACTTACCTGCTCAAGAAGCCGCTTTCTGAGGCCTTTAAGGCACGCCGCGAGGTTATCCGGGCCGAGCTGATCAAAGCCGAAGAGGCAAAGAAGGCCGCACTCGCAAAGCTGACCGAGGTCGAGACGAAGCTTGCCGGTGCGGATGCCGAGATCGACCAGATCAATCGCGAAGCGACGCGTGACGTCGAGGCCGAAAAGACAAGGCTGATGGCCCAGGCCGAGGCCGAAGCCAAGAAGCTTAAGCAGCAGGCCGAGAACGAATCTGTGCGTGTGCATCAGGTGGCCCAGCTCGAGCTTCGCCGCTTTGCCGCCGAGGAAAGCCTCCGCGTCGCCGAAGAGAAACTTCGCGAGCGTGTTACGCCCGAGACCGACAACCGGCTCGTCAAGGAAGGAATTGCCGCGATCGGAGGGTTGAACTGAAATGAGTAGTGTTGAAACAGTTGCACGCCGCTACGCGACAGCCCTTGCCGATGTGGTCGAAAAGACCGGCGAGGCCGATTCGATCCGCGCGGAATTGAGGACCTGGGAGGCGATGATCGCCTCAAATGCCGACCTCAGCAATGCCTTTGGCAATCCGTCGATCGCACACCTGAAAAAGGAAGCCGTGCTCGAAAAGCTGATCGCACGGGCAAAGCCTTCGCGGACGACCTCGAATTTTCTCCGCGTTCTATTGCGGAACGGCAGGATCAATGAACTTGCTCAGGTCGGCACGAAGTTCGATTCGGTCATCGAGGAACGCCGCGGGATCGTGCATGGGACGGTTACCTCGGCCCACGACCTCTCAGCGGCCGAAAATGCCGAGCTTAAGGCGGCTCTCGAAAAGGTAACGGGCAAGACCGTTAATCTTACATACAGCAATGATAAGGACCTGATCGGCGGCGTCGTTGCCCGGATCGGCTCCACGGTTTATGACAGCTCGGTTAAGACCCAGCTTGCGACTTTAAGAGAAAGACTTTTAGAAAGGTAGGCATTCTCCGGCGTTCGAGGCTTCTTGGCCCGGCGGGCGGAAATAAATAACTTATATGGAAGCGATAAAAGCTAACGAGATCAGTGAGATCATCCGTGCCCAGATCGAAGATTTCGATGCAAGCATGAAGGTTGACGAGGTCGGGTCGGTCATCAAGGTCGGCGACGGCATTGCCGAGATCTACGGCCTTGAAAAGGTAATGGCCGGCGAACTTCTTGAGTTTGACCATGGCGTCCGCGGCCTTGCACTCAACCTCGAGGAAGACAAGGTCGGCTGCGTGCTCTTCGGCGATTTCCAGAAGATCAAAGAAGGCGACGAAGCCAAGCGCACCAAGCGCATCATGAGCGTGCCGGTCGGCGATGCAATGGTCGGCCGCGTGGTCGATGCACTCGGCAACGCCATTGACGGTAAGGGAGAGATACTGACCGACCAGTTTTACCCGGTCGAAAGTATCGCTCCCGGCATCATCGACCGCCAGCCGGTTAAAGAGCCGCTCCAAACTGGCCTCAAGGCCATCGATGCGATGGTCCCGATCGGCCGCGGACAGCGTGAGCTGATCATCGGCGACCGCCAGACGGGCAAGACCGCCGTTGCGATCGACACCATCATCAACCAAAAGGGCAAGGACGTCATCTGTATCTACGTCGCAATCGGCCAGAAGGCCTCGACCGTTGCGCAGGTCCGCCAGAAGCTCGAAGAATACGGTGCGATGGACTACACGATCATCGTCAACGCCTCGGCTTCGGATCCGGCAGCTATGCAGTTCCTCGCTCCTTATTCGGGATGCGCGATGGGCGAATACTTCCGCGACAATGGCCGCCATGCTCTGACGATCTACGACGATCTTTCGAAGCAGGCTGCCGCATATCGCGAGATCTCGCTTCTGCTCCGGCGTCCTCCGGGCCGAGAAGCATACCCCGGCGACGTTTTCTATCTACACTCACGCCTGCTCGAGCGTGCTGCAAAGATGTCGGACAAACGCGGCGGCGGTTCGCTGACAAGCTTGCCGATCATCGAAACACAGGCCGGCGATATCTCGGCATATATTCCGACCAACGTCATCTCGATCACGGACGGGCAGATCTTCCTTGAGTCCGACCTCTTCAACTCGGGCGTCCGGCCGGCGATCAACGTCGGTAACTCGGTTTCCCGCGTTGGCGGTTCGGCACAGATCAAGGCGATGAAGTCGGTTGCCGGTACGCTCCGCATCGACCTCGCCCAGTACCGCGAGCTTGCGGCCTTTGCCCAGTTCGGATCGGACCTCGATAAATCGACGCAGTCGCAGCTCGAACGCGGCAAGCGGCTGACCGAGATCCTAAAGCAGGGCCAGTATCAGCCGATGGAGGTCGAGGACCAGGTGATCATCATCTGGACCGTTACCAACGGCTTTGCCGACGACGTTGCGGTCGAAGACCTGAAGGAATTTGAATCCCAGCTTCATTCCTATATGAAGAACACGCAGCCGGGTGTGATGAACGGCCTGCGGGAAAAGAAGGCCCTTGACGACGCTCTGAAGGCCGAGCTTAAGGAAGCGATCGAAGACTTCAAGGCGACCCGCTGGGGCAAGGAAGAAGCCGGAGCGGCAGCAGCATAGCAATTAGAAATTCCAAATTCCAAATTCCAGATTCGGGGTACTTTAGGGTCTGAATCTGGAATCTGGAATCCGGAATCTGGAATCTAAAGAAATGGCAAGTCTTTTGGACATGCGCCGGCGAATTAAGTCGGTCAAAAACACGCAGCAGATCACCAAGGCGATGAAGATGGTGGCGGCGGCAAAGCTTAAGCGGGCACAGGACCGCGTTATTGCCTCACGCCCGTTTGCCAAGAAGATGTCTGAGGTGCTCGGCAGCCTGAGTGCGCGAGTTTCGGATGATTTTTCGCATCCGCTCTTGGAAGAGCGTGGTGACATGAATTATCTCCTCGTGCTCGTTACGGCAGACAAGGGCCTCGCCGGTGCCTTCAACGCAAACGTCATCAAGGCCGCCCAGGCATTCATCGCCGATAACCCCGGAAAGAATATCCGGATGATGCCGGTCGGCCGCAAGGGCCGCGACTTTTTCAAGCGACGCGAGATGGACCTCACCTCGGAGTACGTCGGCATCACAGGCGCGGGAACGGTGCGATACACCGACGCCGCCGAGATCGGCCAGGATGTGATCAAGACCTTTACCGAGGACGAGACGATCGACAAGGTCTTTCTTATCTTTACCGAGTTCAAGACCGTACTTTCGCAAAAGCCGATCGTCGAGCAGCTTTTGCCGATCCCGAAGATCGCTTCCGAAGGCGCGAGCGAAGAAGCGGGCGAGGCCGAATATATCTATGAGCAGCCGCCGGCCGAGATCTTCGGCAAGCTGCTGCCCAAGCAGGTCGAGACACAGATCTACCGCTCAATGCTCGAATCCGTCGCCTCGGAACAGGGCTCGCGGATGACGGCAATGGATTCGGCCTCAAAGAACGCCGGCGAACTCATCGACTCGCTAACGCTCAATATGAACCGCATCCGCCAGGCGGCGATCACCAAGGAGATCATCGAGGTCGTCTCCGGCGCCGCGGCTCTCTAACGCACCTTGCATTTTCATCAGAAAAGCTGTCTTTCGGGGCAGCTTTTCTTTTTCTCTTCTGAATGGCCTTAGCCCGGGTTGCCACCTGACGCGCAAACGAGAGGCTATTGAAATCAGGGTCGTTTTCGCATATGCTAGGCGTGCTTTTCGCATTCTCGTTACTCAAAAGACAAGAAAACGGAGGACCATATGTTTCTAGGAATCGGCGCTTTGTTGATGTTGATCTGCATAATTTGGTTCGTAGTACTCAGTGTTCAAACCGGTGCAAGCACGGGTGAAAAGGTGATCTGGGCGGTCGTTAACCTGCTCTTTCAACCCTTGGCGGGAATCATTTTCTTTTTCGTCAAGAAGCAAGGGCTTGTTCCGATGATCCTCGGCATCATCGGCGTGGTCTTTTACGGCTATGGCTTTACGACCTCGATGGGCGAGATCATGAGCACGATGCCATAGGATGAGCTTTTCGGATAAGTTGTCTTACAGGTGGCGCGAGCGGTTTTTCCGCTACGCGCCGCTTTTTGTTTGGCTTGGGGTGATCGCCTGGCTTTCGTCGGATTCGGGGGCGATGAGCGAGACCTCGCGGTTCGTCCGCCCGATCTTGCGGTTTCTTTTCTCCGAGGCGAGCGAGGAGACAATCCTGACGCTCCACGGGCTGGTTCGCAAATCGGCCCATGTTTTTGTTTATTCGATCCTCGCCTT
This window harbors:
- a CDS encoding ABC transporter permease, whose protein sequence is MSLFEALRIAFGSILGNKLRSFLTLLGVIFGVATVIVVVSIIEGFNAYVDDKIANIGTNAFSVQKYSIEDFASVEALNAARRRNKDVNIDDLEALQELAAGSRTIRDAAGKAASVADVKFGNETLQKIQLKANTPNLAEIENIETADGRYFSASDEEARRYVAFLGSEAAAKLFPNDSPIGKTIKVDGRTFQVIGVGKELGTAFGQTRDMYVAIPLRTFLSINGLRRNISISISSTTPEAYVEAADEVRTLMRTRRKLGPSEADNFGIVTPGAINKLRDQIFGTIQVAAIGVTSISLVVGGIVIMNIMLVSVTERTKEIGIRMSTGARRRDILKQFLAESVTLSLMGGAIGITIAFLLSQLVATLTPIPTALPIGWVIAAFLVSSGVGLASGVYPAWTAAGLDPIEALRSE
- a CDS encoding MOSC domain-containing protein: MRPFENDQIITLTTAEIEARIDHVLAAPKDEGRLEMIVRRPATDAREVIQEGELDLEVGLVGDNWLTRGSSRTDSGLGHPEMQLNLMNCRFAELIAGSRERMPLAGDQLFVDLDMSGENLPPGTRIKVGDAVIEVTAIPHTGCKKFVERFGLDAMKFANSDFGRRHSLRGINAKVVEPGKVRTGDAVVVTSRPLRDT
- a CDS encoding zinc-dependent metalloprotease — encoded protein: MRRTTLAFLLIGIIAFSGSIGVFAQDPPPTPAETPAGPQRPGMPGARPGADQDPKPYDQVITKDAVSKDGVFKVHKIKDKFFYEIPAAEINKEFLWVTQIARTTLGVGYGGQALGRRVVRWERVDNKINLRSISYDIVADRNQPIAQAVAAANEDVILMAFPVAAWGPNEAAVIDVTRLFTTDLTELSARQRLQANTLDASRSYIERIATYPTNIEAVATHTYVRNPTPAGAPGGGGGSPFNQGMRPGSATVVLNHSMVKLPENPMQPRLFDERVGYFSVSNIDYGRPEHKATQRRFITRWRLEKKDPNAAISEPVKPIVYYIDSATPKWLIPFTKRGVEKWQKAFEAAGFKNAIIAKMAPTAAEDPTFSPEDARYSVIRWLPSTIENASGPHINDPRTGEILESDIQMYHNIMNLQRSWYFLQASPNDPRAQRLPMPDDLMGTLVEYVVAHEVGHTLGFQHNMKASSMYPAEKVRDRNWVKQYGHVSTLMDYSRFNYVAQPEDKIDPADLVPGIGPYDVWATMWGYKPIPTATNSDAEKATLDEWARQQDATPWYRFSTAGSAGSDPGELTEAVGDADAIYSTELGIRNLKRVAGYIVPASTTQKGEPYNDLSELYGRMLGQWTLELNHVAAIVGGYNSQQRHIGQNGVRFELIPNMRQKQAVAFLNENAFKTPTWALDKEILRRIEPLGALNRVRNAQNSVLNNLLSSSRFARLIEQQALDGAAAYQPAEFLADVRNGVFSELNGQNVVVDAYRRNLHRSYLDIANNKINGTVTVPANLPPGFAAMFMSSGDERAFYRAELREISAMAVRALANTTDRTTRIHLEGIRDHVSKILDPNQPVASNTRANALAMEMLELYLNPTACWPDYKIEP
- the xth gene encoding exodeoxyribonuclease III, with the translated sequence MKIATWNVNSINARMEHLRDWLERAGPDVVCLQETKCVDENFPFAAITEAGYKAEFFGQKSYNGVAILSKHEISDVVKGFPDDDDESPKRLIAGTVNGVRIVNTYIPNGTELWTDKFTFKLDWLQRLRQFFDDTCSAESDVLLCGDFNVAMEDLDVWTIQQWEGKLHFSKPERAAMYHVKQWGFVDAFRKINGDAQEFSWWNYREGAWQRNRGLRIDYIWTSPALAEKCTDCIIDRSTRELERPSDHAPVIAEFTI
- a CDS encoding site-specific DNA-methyltransferase; amino-acid sequence: MPEERERLSRAIGSVDADGSRIICGDAFAELPRIAAGSIHLLFADPPYNLSKTFGGSQFRRTDDELYEAWLDSWLKLAAPLLAPTASIYICGDWRSSAAIQRAGSRYFKLRNRITWEREKGRGAKANWKNAAEDIWFFTGSDKYTFNLDAVKQRRRVLAPYREEGKPKDWTETADGNFRDTHPSNIWTDITVPFWSMPENTDHPTQKPEKLLAKIILASTNEGDSVLDPFAGSGTTAVVARKLGRHFTAIESDEEYCLLAAKRLELAETDKAIQGLADGIFWERNSR